The following proteins are co-located in the Larimichthys crocea isolate SSNF unplaced genomic scaffold, L_crocea_2.0 scaffold97, whole genome shotgun sequence genome:
- the exorh gene encoding extra-ocular rhodopsin, whose protein sequence is MNGTEGPNFYVPMSNKTGLVRSPFEYPQYYLAEPWKYSLVAAYMLFLIITAFPINFLTLHVTVKNKKLRTPLNFVLLNLAVADLFMVIGGFTVTLYTALHGYFILGVTGCNIEGFFATLGGEIALWSLVVLALERYIVVCKPMTNFRFGEKHAIFGLAFTWIMALTCAAPPLFGWSRYIPEGMQCSCGIDYYTPKPEINNTSFVIYMFVLHFCIPLFIIFFCYGRLLCTVRAAAAQQQESESTQRAEREVTRMVIVMVISFLVCWVPYASVAWYIFANQGSEFGPVFMTAPAFFAKSAALYNPVIYILLNRQFRNCMITTVCCGKNPFGDDEAAAAAVSKTQSSSVSSSQVAPA, encoded by the exons ATGAATGGCACAGAAGGACCCAATTTTTATGTCCCCATGTCTAACAAGACTGGGTTGGTTCGCAGCCCATTCGAGTACCCACAGTACTACCTGGCCGAGCCCTGGAAGTACTCTCTTGTGGCGGCGTACATGCTGTTCCTCATCATCACCGCCTTCCCCATCAACTTCCTCACCCTCCATGTTACcgtgaaaaacaaaaagctcagGACCCCGCTGAACTTCGTCCTTCTCAACCTGGCGGTGGCTGACCTCTTCATGGTCATTGGGGGCTTCACGGTCACTCTCTACACAGCCCTGCATGGGTACTTCATCTTGGGTGTCACCGGCTGCAACATTGAAGGATTCTTCGCCACCTTAGGAG GAGAGATTGCGCTCTGGTCTCTGGTGGTTTTGGCTCTTGAGCGCTACATTGTGGTCTGTAAACCGATGACCAACTTCCGGTTTGGGGAGAAACATGCCATCTTTGGGCTGGCATTCACATGGATCATGGCTCTGACCTGTGCTGCTCCCCCTCTATTTGGATGGTCCAG GTACATCCCAGAGGGAATGCAGTGTTCCTGTGGGATTGACTACTACACTCCCAAGCCTGAGATCAACAACACCTCATTCGTCATCTATATGTTTGTCCTCCATTTCTGTATTCccctcttcatcatcttcttctgctACGGTCGCCTACTCTGCACTGTTCGAGCG GCTGCAGCCCAGCAGCAGGAGTCTGAAAGCAcccagagagcagagagagaggtcaCACGTATGGTTATTGTCATGGTGATCTCCTTCCTGGTGTGCTGGGTGCCCTATGCCAGCGTGGCTTGGTACATCTTTGCCAATCAGGGAAGTGAGTTTGGACCAGTATTCATGACTGCCCCGGCCTTCTTTGCCAAGAGTGCTGCTCTGTACAACCCAGTCATCTACATTCTGCTAAACAGACAG TTCAGAAACTGCATGATCACCACGGTGTGCTGTGGAAAGAATCCGTTTGGAGATGACgaagccgccgccgccgctgtcTCCAAAACTCAGTCTTCATCCGTCTCTTCCAGCCAGGTGGCCCCCGCTTGA